The DNA region CCGGCCTGGTGACCCTGATTTCCCAGAACCTCTCGGAGTTCGCCCTGCACGCGCGCGCCATCCTCGGCCTGCCCATCGGGCACATTACCCAGCTCGGCCCCAGCGCCTCGGCCGCCCTGCTGGTCGAAGGCCAATCCGACCGCGTGCAGTTCGAACACATCGACAAGGCCCTGACAGAACCCGATACCGATCTGAGATTGTTCGGCAAACCCGTCGTCGAAGGCAAACGCCGCATGGGCGTCACCCTGGCACGCGGCAAGAGCATCGACGAAGCCCGCAAGAAGGCGACGAAGGCAAGGGATGCCATCGGCGTCAAACTTTAAGGTTCTAGGTTCTAGGTTCTAGGTTCTAGGTCCGTCTACCGTCTCCCGACTTCAATCCACGATGTTGATCTTCGGCATCCGCACTTTCGTCTCGCGTGACTGGGTGGACAGGCGGCCGGCGACGGCGCGGGCGATGTCGCGGAAGCGCTGGGCGGTGGGGCTCTCGGGTTCGGCCACGACGATCGGTCGGCCTTCGTCGGTGGAACGACCGATTCCCGCCTGCAGCGGCAACTGACCGAGCATGGGTACGCCGGTTTCCGCGGCGATCCGTTCGCCACCGCCGGTACCGAACACGGCCTCCTCATGGCCGCAATTCGAGCACACATGCGTGCTCATGTTCTCGACCACGCCCAGCACGGGCACCTTGACCTTGTTGAACATGGCCACGGCGCGCCTGACATCGTCCACGGCCACGTCCTGAGGCGTGGTCACGCAGACCGCGCCGGCCACCGGAATGCGTTGCGCCAGAGTCAGCTGAATGTCGCCGGTGCCCGGCGGCAAGTCGACCACCAGGTAGTCCAGCCCCTCCCACTTCGTCTCCGAAACCATTTGCTGCAACGCCTGGGTCGCCATGGGCCCACGCCAGATCATGGCCTGGTCGGTCTCGACCAGCACGCCGATGCTCATGGCCTGCAGGCCGTGGGCCTGCATCGGCAGAATGCGCCGCTCACTGGTCGTTTCCGGTTGCCCCGCAAGACCGAGCATGCGCGGGATGCTGGGGCCGTAGATGTCGGCATCCAGCACGCCGACCGATGCCCCCTCGGCCATGAGCGCCAGCGCGATGTTGGCGCTGACGGTGGACTTGCCCACCCCACCCTTGCCCGAGGCCACGGCGATGATGTTGCGTACTCCGGGGATGGGCTCGAGTCCGCCCTGCACGGCATGCTGGGGAATCTGCCAGTCGACATCGACCGTGACCGCCTCGATGCCGTCGACCGCACGCAGGCGGCCCCCGATCAGCTCAGCCAGCCGATCGCGCCAGCCGGCAGCCGGGTAACCCAGACGAATATCCACTGCCGCCCGGTCACCCTGCACGGCCAGACCGCGCACGGCATCGTTCAAGGGCCGACCCGTGTGAGGATCCTCGATGGAACGCAGCAGTGCCTTGAGTTGCTCGGAATCAGGGGATGTCATGTCTGGGCTTCAAAAACTGTTCGAAACTGGGCGCCATTCTAACCGCCCGCGCAGCCACGGACCGCGAAGAAACAGAACTCGACACACCCCCGCCACCTAGCGTCCATAACACCTAACACTTAACACCTAACACCCCCAAAACCACCGAAGCCACCAACACTCAATCCCCCAAACCTGCAAACCGCAAGCCCCCTTCACACTTCACACTTCACACTTCACACTTCACACTTCACACTTCACACTTCACACTTCACACTTAACACTTAACATTCCCGCCTTCCCCTCCGCTCCTCTACCCCTCTCTCCCTCTCCCCCTCTCCCCCCTCCCCCTTGACCTCACATCAATTTTCCTTTATATTCGCGTCACCTAATTTAGATATAACGGAGACACGCATGGGTCGCACCCTCGCACAGTTCAGCATGCACAAGCGCCGATGGGTCTTTGCCGGCGTGGCGCTGTTGGCCGTCATTCTCGGGCTGATGATGCCGAGGATCACCATCGACACCGATCCGGAAAACATGCTCAGTGCCGACCAGGCCGACCGGGTCGAGCACAATCGCATCAAGGAGCTGTTCGATCTCTACGACATGATCGTGGTCGGCGTGGTCAATCGTGATCATCCCCAGGGCATCTACAACCCAGATTCGCTAGGCGCCCTGTTCGAGCTGACCCGCTTTGTCGAGGACATCGATGGCGTCATCACCCGCGACATCATGGCCCTGCCCACCGTCGACAACGTCGAGCAGGTCACGCCGGGCACGATCAGCTTCGAGCGCATGATGGAGCGTGCACCGGCCGACCAGGCCGAGGCCGACGCCATTCGCACCGCCGTCGAACGCCTGCCCATGTTCCACGGCACGCTGGTGTCCGAGGACGGTCATGCCGCCGGCATCTACGTGCCCATCGTCGACAAGAACGAAAGCCACCGCATCGCCACGGCCATCGAGGAGTTCGCCGCCGGGCTGGATTCCGGCGACGAGTTCCATGTCACCGGTCAGCCGGTGGCGCAGGATACTTTCGGCGTGGAGATGTTCCAGCAAATGGCCATCTCCGCCCCGCTGGCCGGACTGCTGATCTTCCTGATCATGGTCTACTTCTTCCGCTCGGTGCCGCTGGTGGTCGCGCCCATGGTGCTGGCCATGGTCACGGTGATTGCCACCATGGGCCTGCTGATCGGGCTGGGCTTCACCGTGCACATCATGAGCTCGATGATCCCGATCTTTTTGATGCCGATCGCGGTGGTCGCCTCGGTGCACGTGCTGTCGGGCTTCACCGACCGCTACCGCCTCGGCGACGATGTCAACGAGGTCATGGGCGAGGTCATGCAAAGCCTCTACAAGCCGGTGATCTTCACCGCGCTGACCACCACCGTCGGCTTTGCCTCGCTCACGCTCACCCCGATTCCGCCGGTTCAGGTCTTCGGTGCCTTTGTCGCCGTGGGCGTGCTGCTGGCCATGGTGCTGACGCTGACCTTCATCCCGGCCTACATTGCCGCGCTGCCGCAGAAGACCATCGATCGCATGGTTTCCCGGGTCAAGGCGCACGAGGCCGAGGGCAAGGGCGCCGACTGCAAGCTGTGTGACTTCATGTCGGCCACCGGTCGCTTCGCCGTCGGCCGTGCGAAACCGCTGCTGCTGCTGTTTGTCGGCGTGCTGGTCGTGGCCGTCTTCGGCATCACCCAGATCCAGATCAACGACAACCCGACGCGCTGGTTCAAGGAAAGCCACCGCATTCGCATCGCCGATCATGTACTCAACGAGCATTTCGCCGGCACCTACGAGGCCTACCTGGTGCTCGAGCAGACCGAGGGTCGCGAGCTCGAGGCCCTGCTGGACGATCGCGCCAACCCGATTCTCGAACAAGCTCGCGCGGCCGGCTTCGATATCGCCGACGAGTGGCGTGCGCTGATCGATGAAGCACAGGCAGCAGATGCCACCGCCACCCTGGACAACCTCACCTTCGCGCTCGACGATCGGGTGTTCGATGCCGACTTCGACGAAGCCGAATGGTGGGAAGCGCTGATGGAAGCGGCCGAACGGGTCCAGTCCGAGGCGCTGTATTTCCAGACGCCCGAGGCGCTGGAATACATGGTCGCGCTGCAGGATCACCTGGCAGCGGGTGGCCATGTCGGCAAGTCCAATTCGCTGGCCGACCTGGTGCGCACCATCAACCGCGAACTGGTCAGTGGCGAGCCGGAAGACTACCGGATCCCGACCAGCCCCGCCGGCGTGGCCCAGGCCATCCTGAGCTTCCAGTCCTCGCATCGCCCGCACGACCTGTGGCACTTCGTCTCGACCGACTACAGTCAGGCCTCGATCTGGCTGCAGCTGTCGTCCGGCGACAACCAGGACATGCAGCGCGTGCTCGATGCCGTCGATGACTTCATCGAGACCAACCCACTGCCCGAGGGCGTGGAGATGACCTGGGGCGGCAGCACCTATATCAACCTGGTGTGGCAGAATGAAATGGTCGCCGGCATGCTGTTCGCCCTGCTCTCGGCCTTTGCCATCGTGCTGGTGATGATGGTCTTCCTGTTCCGCTCGGTCGTCTTCGGCGTGCTGGCGGTGCTGCCGCTGACCTTCACCATTGCGCTGATCTACGGCGTCATGGGACTGGTCGGCAAGGACTACGACATGCCGGTGGCCGTGCTCTCCTCGCTGAGCCTGGGCCTGAGCGTGGATTTCGCCATTCACTTCATCCAGCGCATGCGCGCCCATTTTGCCGATCACGGCAGCTGGCGCGGCGCCCTGGAATACGTGTTCGAGGAACCGGCACGCGCGATCACCCGCAACGCGGTGGTG from Wenzhouxiangella sp. AB-CW3 includes:
- the apbC gene encoding iron-sulfur cluster carrier protein ApbC: MTSPDSEQLKALLRSIEDPHTGRPLNDAVRGLAVQGDRAAVDIRLGYPAAGWRDRLAELIGGRLRAVDGIEAVTVDVDWQIPQHAVQGGLEPIPGVRNIIAVASGKGGVGKSTVSANIALALMAEGASVGVLDADIYGPSIPRMLGLAGQPETTSERRILPMQAHGLQAMSIGVLVETDQAMIWRGPMATQALQQMVSETKWEGLDYLVVDLPPGTGDIQLTLAQRIPVAGAVCVTTPQDVAVDDVRRAVAMFNKVKVPVLGVVENMSTHVCSNCGHEEAVFGTGGGERIAAETGVPMLGQLPLQAGIGRSTDEGRPIVVAEPESPTAQRFRDIARAVAGRLSTQSRETKVRMPKINIVD
- a CDS encoding efflux RND transporter permease subunit, with the translated sequence MGRTLAQFSMHKRRWVFAGVALLAVILGLMMPRITIDTDPENMLSADQADRVEHNRIKELFDLYDMIVVGVVNRDHPQGIYNPDSLGALFELTRFVEDIDGVITRDIMALPTVDNVEQVTPGTISFERMMERAPADQAEADAIRTAVERLPMFHGTLVSEDGHAAGIYVPIVDKNESHRIATAIEEFAAGLDSGDEFHVTGQPVAQDTFGVEMFQQMAISAPLAGLLIFLIMVYFFRSVPLVVAPMVLAMVTVIATMGLLIGLGFTVHIMSSMIPIFLMPIAVVASVHVLSGFTDRYRLGDDVNEVMGEVMQSLYKPVIFTALTTTVGFASLTLTPIPPVQVFGAFVAVGVLLAMVLTLTFIPAYIAALPQKTIDRMVSRVKAHEAEGKGADCKLCDFMSATGRFAVGRAKPLLLLFVGVLVVAVFGITQIQINDNPTRWFKESHRIRIADHVLNEHFAGTYEAYLVLEQTEGRELEALLDDRANPILEQARAAGFDIADEWRALIDEAQAADATATLDNLTFALDDRVFDADFDEAEWWEALMEAAERVQSEALYFQTPEALEYMVALQDHLAAGGHVGKSNSLADLVRTINRELVSGEPEDYRIPTSPAGVAQAILSFQSSHRPHDLWHFVSTDYSQASIWLQLSSGDNQDMQRVLDAVDDFIETNPLPEGVEMTWGGSTYINLVWQNEMVAGMLFALLSAFAIVLVMMVFLFRSVVFGVLAVLPLTFTIALIYGVMGLVGKDYDMPVAVLSSLSLGLSVDFAIHFIQRMRAHFADHGSWRGALEYVFEEPARAITRNAVVISLGFLPLLAAALMPYITVGIFLASIMAASAIVTLLMLPAILSSVPKLFFGSKTT